Proteins encoded by one window of Vampirovibrionales bacterium:
- a CDS encoding sugar transferase — MATVQAGFDAALLASLRLKEQAPQIPDVPPPPYLTFYERAFSLPYKLEQRMKRAFDFAAAAFGLLLVSPLLAFISIAIALTSPGPVIYRSIRIGKNSEPFYMYKFRTMAPDADQRREALRQAASLEGQLFKLADDPRVTPIGRLLRATSLDELPQLVNVLLGDMSLVGPRPLPLDESMMFEAPYTLRFQVLPGVTGLWQVSGRSNLSFLQLCELELQYALNWSLWQDFSILLKTIPTVLFKRGAC, encoded by the coding sequence ATGGCCACCGTCCAGGCAGGATTTGACGCCGCGTTGCTGGCATCTTTGCGACTCAAGGAGCAGGCTCCCCAGATTCCTGACGTCCCGCCGCCGCCTTATCTTACGTTCTATGAACGCGCCTTCTCTCTGCCTTATAAGCTTGAACAGCGCATGAAACGCGCTTTCGACTTCGCCGCCGCCGCGTTTGGCCTGTTGCTGGTCTCTCCGCTGCTGGCCTTTATCTCCATTGCCATTGCCCTGACCTCGCCCGGCCCTGTGATTTACCGCAGCATTCGCATCGGCAAGAATAGCGAACCCTTCTACATGTATAAGTTCCGAACGATGGCGCCGGACGCGGATCAGCGACGAGAAGCCTTGCGGCAGGCGGCCAGCCTCGAAGGCCAGTTGTTCAAACTGGCGGATGATCCGCGCGTCACGCCAATCGGCCGCTTGTTGCGCGCCACCAGTCTGGATGAGCTGCCGCAACTGGTCAACGTATTGCTGGGAGACATGAGCCTGGTCGGGCCGCGCCCATTGCCTCTGGATGAAAGCATGATGTTTGAAGCGCCCTATACGCTGCGGTTTCAGGTCTTGCCAGGCGTCACAGGTCTTTGGCAGGTCAGCGGACGCTCCAATCTGAGTTTTTTGCAGCTCTGTGAGCTAGAATTACAATATGCGCTCAATTGGAGCCTGTG